The following are encoded in a window of Bradyrhizobium sp. WBOS07 genomic DNA:
- a CDS encoding response regulator produces MSRVLIIDDQKDVRAMVAIVLRVNHYEVAEADSGAAGLKAFSEGPFDAAIVDIFLGDISGVDVIAALRERAPGLPVVAVSGMTALDFMEESPHLANVICLQKPFRPNDLLQALRKAQAAPAGELPAAV; encoded by the coding sequence ATGTCTCGCGTTCTCATCATCGACGACCAGAAGGACGTGCGTGCGATGGTCGCGATCGTGCTTCGGGTCAACCATTACGAGGTTGCCGAGGCCGACAGCGGCGCGGCCGGGCTGAAGGCTTTCTCTGAAGGTCCGTTCGACGCGGCGATCGTCGATATCTTTCTCGGTGACATCAGCGGCGTCGACGTCATCGCGGCCCTGCGCGAACGTGCGCCGGGGCTGCCCGTTGTAGCGGTGTCCGGAATGACGGCGCTGGACTTCATGGAAGAATCGCCCCACCTCGCCAACGTGATCTGCCTGCAAAAGCCGTTTCGGCCGAACGATCTCCTGCAAGCGCTTCGCAAGGCCCAGGCGGCGCCCGCCGGCGAGTTGCCCGCAGCCGTCTGA
- a CDS encoding branched-chain amino acid ABC transporter substrate-binding protein, giving the protein MKSLKLIGLAFGVSIALSSAAFAQDVTIAVAGPMTGGESAFGRQMKNGAEMAVTDINAAGGVNGKKLALSVEDDACDPKQARSIAEKIAGAKIPFVAGHYCSSSSIPASEAYADGNVLQITPASTNPLFTERKLWNVARVCGRDDQQGLIAAQYIAKNYKGKNIAILNDKTTYGKGLADETKKALNKAGVTEKMYESYNKGDKDFNAIVSRLKRDNIDLVYVGGYHQESGLILRQMRDQGLKTVLMAGDALADKEYASITGPAGEGTLFTFGPDPRNKPTAKKIVEAFKAKNIDPEGYTLYTYAAMQVWSQAAKKAGTTDAKKVMEAMKAGKWDTVIGPIEYDAKGDIKQIDYVVYKWDAKGGYAEIKGNGT; this is encoded by the coding sequence ATGAAATCACTGAAGCTCATCGGTCTGGCATTCGGCGTATCGATCGCGCTGTCGAGCGCGGCGTTCGCGCAGGATGTCACCATCGCAGTCGCAGGTCCGATGACCGGCGGCGAGTCCGCCTTCGGCCGCCAGATGAAGAACGGCGCCGAAATGGCCGTGACCGATATCAATGCCGCCGGCGGCGTCAACGGCAAGAAGCTCGCGCTTTCCGTCGAGGATGACGCCTGCGACCCGAAGCAGGCGCGCTCGATCGCCGAAAAGATCGCCGGCGCGAAGATCCCGTTCGTGGCCGGGCATTATTGCTCGTCGTCGTCGATCCCGGCCTCGGAGGCCTATGCCGACGGCAACGTGCTCCAGATCACGCCGGCCTCGACCAACCCGCTGTTCACCGAGCGCAAGCTCTGGAACGTGGCGCGCGTCTGCGGCCGTGACGATCAGCAGGGCCTGATCGCGGCGCAGTACATCGCCAAGAACTACAAGGGCAAGAACATCGCGATCCTCAACGACAAGACCACCTACGGCAAGGGTCTTGCCGACGAGACCAAGAAGGCGCTCAACAAGGCCGGCGTCACCGAGAAGATGTACGAGTCCTACAACAAGGGCGACAAGGACTTCAACGCGATCGTCTCGCGCTTGAAGCGCGACAACATCGACCTCGTCTATGTCGGCGGTTACCATCAGGAGAGCGGCCTGATCCTGCGTCAAATGCGCGACCAGGGCCTCAAGACCGTGCTGATGGCCGGCGACGCGCTCGCCGACAAGGAGTACGCCTCCATCACCGGCCCGGCCGGCGAAGGCACGCTGTTCACCTTCGGTCCCGATCCGCGCAACAAGCCGACCGCAAAGAAGATCGTCGAGGCTTTCAAGGCCAAGAATATCGATCCGGAGGGCTACACCCTCTACACCTATGCGGCGATGCAGGTGTGGTCGCAGGCGGCCAAGAAGGCCGGCACCACCGACGCCAAGAAGGTCATGGAAGCGATGAAGGCCGGCAAGTGGGACACCGTGATCGGCCCGATCGAGTATGACGCCAAGGGCGACATCAAGCAGATCGATTACGTCGTCTACAAGTGGGACGCCAAGGGCGGCTACGCCGAGATCAAAGGCAACGGCACCTGA
- a CDS encoding carboxymuconolactone decarboxylase family protein, giving the protein MDDQKRRDAGMNVRRKVLGNAWVDKSIANRNAFNTDFQDMITRYAWGEIWTRPHFDERTRRVLVIGTMVALGQWDEFRLHVRAALAEGGFTPDDIKEILLQQAIYCGVPAVNHAVKEASAIVQELGLLEP; this is encoded by the coding sequence ATGGACGACCAGAAGCGCCGCGATGCCGGCATGAACGTGCGCCGCAAGGTGCTGGGCAATGCCTGGGTCGACAAGTCGATCGCGAACCGCAACGCCTTCAACACCGATTTCCAGGACATGATCACGCGCTATGCCTGGGGCGAGATCTGGACGCGGCCGCATTTCGACGAGCGCACGCGGCGGGTGCTGGTGATCGGCACCATGGTCGCGCTGGGCCAATGGGACGAATTCCGCCTGCACGTGCGGGCGGCGCTTGCCGAAGGCGGCTTCACGCCCGACGACATCAAGGAGATCCTGCTGCAGCAGGCGATCTATTGCGGCGTGCCGGCCGTGAACCACGCCGTCAAGGAAGCTTCAGCGATTGTGCAGGAGCTCGGCCTGCTCGAGCCCTAA
- a CDS encoding (2Fe-2S)-binding protein, with product MAKISLIVNGNPVTANVDPRTLLVQFLRENLKLTGTHVGCDTSQCGACVVHLDGKAVKSCTTLAVMADGHEVKTIEGLAADGAPLHPMQEAFREHHGLQCGFCTPGMIMTAIDIVHRKGHELDDHTIREELEGNLCRCTGYQNIVASISAGAKAMAKSDLA from the coding sequence ATGGCAAAAATCTCCCTCATCGTGAACGGCAATCCAGTCACCGCCAATGTCGATCCCCGCACGCTTCTGGTGCAGTTCCTGCGCGAGAATCTGAAGCTGACGGGCACCCATGTCGGCTGCGACACCTCGCAATGCGGCGCCTGCGTCGTGCATCTCGACGGCAAGGCCGTGAAGTCCTGCACCACGCTTGCGGTGATGGCCGACGGCCACGAGGTCAAGACGATCGAGGGGCTGGCCGCCGACGGCGCGCCGTTGCATCCGATGCAGGAAGCCTTCCGCGAGCACCATGGCCTGCAGTGCGGCTTCTGCACGCCGGGCATGATCATGACCGCGATCGACATCGTGCATCGCAAGGGCCACGAGCTCGACGACCATACGATCCGGGAAGAACTGGAAGGCAATCTCTGCCGCTGCACCGGCTACCAGAACATCGTCGCCTCGATCTCCGCCGGCGCCAAGGCGATGGCGAAATCCGACCTCGCGTAA
- the livM gene encoding high-affinity branched-chain amino acid ABC transporter permease LivM: protein MTAKPATGIASILKTAFANALIALVLFSLMVGIRTEAGASGQLTYWTRFGELASLVAAVFGGSIVIELLRQWIGPTGTEKLVPPAVQSGMSFIGRYLAPALLIFTVLVPVIFYDQRYILDLAILVLTYVMLGWGLNVVVGLAGLLDLGYVAFYAVGAYSYGLLATNFDWSFWICLPLAGILAAFWGVLLGFPVLRLRGDYLAIVTLAFGEIIRLVIINWQELTGGPNGVSGIPRPTFFGIPLDNSDDGLAARLGIEYSPTHRIIFLFYLILALALLTNWATIRLRRLPIGRAWEALREDEVACRALGINTTTTKLTAFATGAMFGGFAGAFFATRQGFISPESFTFQESALVLAIVVLGGMGSQLGVALAALAMIGGFELFRGLETYRMLVFGMAMVLIMIWRPRGLVGHRAPTVYLTKAKAISSDLVKEGHG from the coding sequence ATGACTGCCAAACCTGCAACGGGCATCGCCTCCATCCTGAAGACGGCTTTCGCCAACGCTCTGATCGCGCTGGTGTTGTTCTCGTTGATGGTCGGCATCCGCACCGAGGCGGGCGCCTCCGGCCAGCTCACTTATTGGACACGCTTCGGCGAGCTCGCATCCCTCGTCGCCGCCGTGTTCGGCGGCTCGATCGTGATCGAGCTGCTGCGGCAATGGATCGGCCCGACCGGCACCGAGAAACTGGTGCCGCCGGCGGTGCAGAGCGGCATGTCCTTCATCGGCCGCTACCTCGCGCCGGCGCTCCTGATCTTCACCGTGCTGGTGCCGGTGATCTTCTATGACCAGCGCTACATCCTCGACCTTGCGATCCTCGTGCTCACCTACGTCATGCTGGGCTGGGGCTTGAACGTCGTGGTCGGGCTCGCCGGCCTGCTCGATCTCGGCTACGTCGCCTTCTACGCGGTCGGCGCCTATTCCTACGGGCTGCTTGCGACCAATTTCGACTGGTCGTTCTGGATCTGCCTGCCGCTCGCCGGCATCCTCGCGGCGTTCTGGGGCGTCCTTCTCGGCTTCCCCGTGCTGCGCCTGCGCGGCGACTATCTCGCCATCGTGACGCTCGCCTTCGGCGAGATCATCCGCCTCGTCATCATCAACTGGCAGGAGCTCACCGGCGGCCCCAACGGCGTCTCCGGCATTCCCCGTCCTACCTTCTTCGGCATCCCGCTCGACAACAGCGACGACGGCCTCGCCGCCAGGCTCGGCATCGAATATTCGCCGACGCACCGCATCATCTTCCTGTTCTACCTGATCCTGGCGCTTGCGCTGCTCACCAACTGGGCGACGATCCGCCTGCGCCGCCTGCCGATCGGACGAGCCTGGGAAGCCTTGCGCGAGGACGAGGTCGCCTGCCGCGCGCTCGGCATCAACACCACCACCACCAAGCTGACGGCGTTCGCGACCGGGGCCATGTTCGGCGGCTTCGCCGGCGCGTTCTTCGCCACCCGCCAGGGCTTCATCAGCCCGGAATCCTTCACCTTCCAGGAATCGGCGCTGGTGCTGGCCATCGTCGTGCTCGGCGGCATGGGCTCGCAGCTCGGCGTCGCGCTCGCTGCGCTCGCCATGATTGGCGGCTTCGAGCTGTTTCGCGGTCTCGAGACCTACCGCATGCTGGTGTTCGGCATGGCCATGGTGCTGATCATGATCTGGCGGCCGCGCGGCCTCGTCGGCCATCGCGCGCCCACCGTCTATCTGACCAAGGCGAAAGCGATCTCCTCCGACCTCGTCAAGGAAGGGCACGGATGA
- the pcaD gene encoding 3-oxoadipate enol-lactonase yields MPMIDADGCLLNVSVEGRDGGPTLMLSNSLGCTLQMWEPQMKALTQLFRVIRYDRRGHGKSNVPPGPYSMERFGRDVLAILDDLNIEKVHWCGLSMGGMVGQWLGANAPERFGKLILANTSCYYPDPTNWHNRIKAVKEGGIAAVADAVIAGWLTQDFREREPDITARMRAMLLASPVEGYLACCEALSTLDQRELLPKIKSPTLVIAGRHDVATPISAGELIRSKIPGASMTIIDAAHISNVEQPHAFTDAVVGFLTQR; encoded by the coding sequence ATGCCCATGATCGATGCCGACGGATGCCTGCTCAACGTCTCCGTCGAGGGCCGTGACGGCGGGCCGACCTTGATGCTGTCCAACTCGCTCGGCTGCACGCTTCAGATGTGGGAGCCGCAGATGAAGGCGCTGACGCAGCTGTTCCGCGTCATCCGCTACGACCGCCGCGGCCACGGCAAGTCCAACGTGCCGCCCGGCCCTTATTCGATGGAGCGCTTCGGCCGCGATGTGCTGGCGATCCTCGACGATCTCAACATCGAGAAGGTGCATTGGTGCGGCCTGTCGATGGGCGGCATGGTCGGACAATGGCTGGGCGCCAACGCGCCGGAGCGTTTCGGCAAGCTCATCCTGGCCAATACGTCCTGCTATTATCCCGATCCAACTAATTGGCATAACCGCATCAAGGCGGTGAAGGAGGGTGGCATCGCCGCCGTCGCCGATGCCGTGATCGCAGGCTGGCTGACCCAGGATTTTCGCGAGCGCGAGCCTGACATCACCGCGAGGATGAGGGCGATGCTGCTCGCCTCGCCTGTCGAAGGTTATCTGGCCTGCTGCGAGGCGCTGTCGACGCTCGACCAGCGCGAGCTGCTGCCCAAGATCAAGAGCCCGACGCTGGTGATCGCCGGCCGCCACGACGTGGCGACGCCGATCTCGGCGGGCGAATTGATCCGCTCTAAGATTCCCGGCGCGAGCATGACCATCATCGACGCCGCGCACATTTCCAACGTTGAGCAGCCGCACGCGTTCACGGACGCCGTGGTGGGATTTTTGACGCAACGCTGA
- a CDS encoding ABC transporter ATP-binding protein encodes MTPAPSPLLAIRGLRAAYGKIEALKGVDVEIDAGEIVALIGANGAGKSTLMMTIFGKPRARAGQILYEGRDITNVPTHEIAHLRIAQSPEGRRIFPRMSVAENLQMGADATDCTEAEREATLQRVFTLFPRLKERYDQRGGTLSGGEQQMLAIGRALMSRPRLLLLDEPSLGLAPLIARQIFDAIRTLNRQDGLTVLIVEQNANHALKLAHRGYVMVNGLITLAGTGAELLQRPEIRAAYLEGGRHG; translated from the coding sequence GTGACGCCGGCGCCCTCTCCTCTGCTCGCGATCCGGGGCCTGCGCGCCGCCTACGGCAAGATCGAGGCGCTGAAGGGCGTCGACGTCGAGATCGATGCCGGCGAGATCGTGGCGCTGATCGGCGCCAACGGCGCCGGCAAGTCGACGCTGATGATGACGATCTTCGGCAAGCCGCGCGCCCGGGCCGGCCAGATCTTGTATGAAGGCCGCGACATCACCAACGTCCCGACCCACGAGATCGCGCATCTGCGCATCGCGCAATCGCCGGAGGGCCGCCGCATCTTCCCGCGCATGAGCGTGGCGGAAAACCTCCAGATGGGGGCGGACGCCACCGACTGCACCGAGGCCGAACGCGAGGCGACGCTCCAGCGCGTCTTCACGCTGTTTCCACGGCTGAAGGAACGCTATGACCAGCGCGGCGGGACTCTCTCCGGCGGCGAGCAGCAGATGCTGGCGATCGGCCGCGCCCTGATGAGCCGTCCGCGCCTGCTCCTGCTCGACGAGCCCTCGCTCGGCCTCGCACCGCTGATCGCGCGCCAGATCTTCGATGCGATCCGCACCCTGAACCGGCAGGACGGCCTGACCGTCCTGATCGTCGAGCAGAACGCCAACCATGCCCTCAAGCTCGCCCATCGCGGCTATGTCATGGTCAATGGCCTGATCACGCTGGCCGGCACCGGCGCCGAATTGTTGCAGCGCCCTGAGATTCGCGCCGCCTATCTGGAAGGCGGCCGGCACGGCTGA
- a CDS encoding 3-carboxy-cis,cis-muconate cycloisomerase — MSTSLSPLLAPMLSSAAMRAVCDDRSTLQNMLDFEAALARAEAATDVIPASAVGPIEAACKADSFDMAALAEAATRSGNLAIPLVKTLTANVGKADKEAARYVHWGATSQDVIDTATMLTLRAGIDALDADLGRAIKGFAALARHHRNTAMVARTWLQHALPMPFGLKAAGYASSLARARCRLQRLRREGLALQFGGAAGTLAALGDKGLAVAERLARELGLALPEAPWHTHRDRIAEAASCFAILAGSCGKIARDVALLMQTDVAEAFEPAGEGRGGSSTMPHKRNPVAAASALGAAAMAPQLAATIFAAQVQDHERSAGPWHAEWPTLPQLMLVTSGALSAIVDIAEGLDVDAARMRGNLDATHGLIMAEAATFALAERIGKSEAHHLVEAASKRAVAEKKHLREVLSADSQVNAQLSSEKIAVLFEPMAYQGASQALIDRLLDSLDRE; from the coding sequence ATGAGCACATCCCTCTCCCCCCTGCTCGCACCGATGCTGTCCAGCGCTGCCATGCGTGCGGTCTGCGACGACCGGTCGACGCTGCAGAACATGCTTGATTTCGAGGCAGCCCTGGCACGCGCCGAGGCTGCCACGGATGTGATTCCGGCATCCGCCGTGGGGCCGATCGAGGCCGCCTGCAAGGCCGATTCCTTCGACATGGCCGCGCTGGCAGAGGCCGCGACACGATCGGGCAATCTTGCGATTCCCTTGGTCAAGACCCTGACCGCCAATGTCGGCAAGGCCGACAAGGAGGCCGCGCGCTACGTGCATTGGGGCGCCACCAGCCAGGATGTCATCGATACCGCCACCATGCTCACCCTTCGCGCCGGCATCGATGCGCTCGACGCCGACCTCGGCCGCGCCATCAAGGGCTTTGCCGCCCTGGCGCGCCACCATCGCAACACTGCGATGGTGGCACGGACCTGGCTCCAGCACGCGCTGCCGATGCCGTTCGGCCTCAAGGCCGCCGGCTATGCCTCAAGCCTCGCCCGCGCCCGCTGCCGCCTGCAGCGGCTCCGGCGCGAGGGCCTCGCGCTGCAATTCGGCGGCGCTGCCGGCACGCTCGCGGCCCTCGGCGACAAGGGCCTGGCCGTGGCGGAACGCCTCGCGCGGGAGCTCGGCCTGGCGCTGCCGGAAGCGCCCTGGCACACCCATCGTGACCGGATCGCGGAGGCCGCTTCCTGCTTCGCCATTCTGGCCGGCAGCTGCGGCAAGATCGCGCGCGACGTCGCGCTGCTGATGCAGACCGACGTTGCCGAAGCCTTCGAGCCGGCCGGCGAAGGCCGCGGCGGCTCCTCGACCATGCCGCACAAGCGCAACCCGGTCGCCGCCGCAAGCGCGCTCGGCGCCGCCGCGATGGCCCCGCAGCTTGCCGCGACGATCTTCGCGGCTCAGGTGCAGGACCACGAGCGCAGCGCCGGTCCCTGGCATGCGGAATGGCCGACGCTGCCGCAATTGATGCTGGTCACTTCGGGCGCGCTGTCCGCCATCGTCGACATCGCAGAAGGCCTCGACGTCGACGCCGCGCGCATGCGCGGCAATCTCGATGCGACGCATGGGCTGATCATGGCGGAGGCGGCCACCTTCGCGCTGGCGGAGAGGATCGGCAAGAGCGAGGCGCATCACCTCGTCGAGGCCGCCAGCAAGCGCGCGGTCGCCGAAAAGAAGCATCTGCGCGAGGTGCTCTCGGCCGATTCGCAGGTGAATGCGCAGCTTTCGTCGGAAAAAATTGCGGTATTGTTCGAGCCGATGGCCTATCAAGGGGCTTCCCAAGCCCTGATCGACCGGCTGCTCGACAGCCTCGACCGCGAATAA
- a CDS encoding carbon monoxide dehydrogenase subunit G — protein sequence MAMTMNGEVQLAAPREAVWAKLNDPEVLKACIPGCEELEKTDDGGFRATAKMKVGPVSARFKGKVTLSDLDPPNGYKISGEGEGGVAGFAKGGAAVRLAEKDGGTLLSYDVEAQIGGKLAQLGQRLINGAAKKLADEFFANFAKAVQS from the coding sequence ATGGCCATGACGATGAACGGCGAAGTCCAGCTTGCGGCGCCGCGCGAGGCCGTTTGGGCCAAGCTCAACGATCCCGAGGTGCTGAAGGCCTGCATCCCCGGCTGCGAGGAGCTCGAGAAGACCGACGACGGCGGCTTTCGCGCAACGGCGAAAATGAAGGTCGGCCCGGTGTCGGCGCGCTTCAAGGGTAAGGTCACGCTGTCCGATCTCGACCCGCCGAACGGCTACAAGATCTCCGGCGAGGGCGAGGGCGGGGTCGCCGGCTTCGCCAAGGGCGGCGCGGCGGTCAGGCTGGCGGAGAAGGACGGCGGCACGCTGCTTTCCTACGACGTCGAGGCGCAGATCGGCGGCAAGTTGGCGCAACTCGGCCAGCGCCTCATCAACGGTGCCGCCAAGAAGCTTGCCGACGAGTTTTTCGCGAACTTCGCCAAGGCTGTACAAAGCTAA
- a CDS encoding xanthine dehydrogenase family protein subunit M, whose translation MYEFKYHRPGTVRQAANLLVKNEDAKVIAGGHTLIPVMKQRLASPPHLVDLSHIEGLNTIEMKGRSLVIGATAKHAEVAASAIVGEAIPALANLASQIGDPAVRHKGTIGGSLANNDPTADYPAAVLALGATIVTNKRRLKAEEYFQGLFTTALEADEIITKVMFPLPKKAAYIKFRNQASRYALVGVFVARRPSDVRVAVTGAGSEGVFRVEAFEEALKKRFSSKVLDGINVPAEGLNSDIHGSAEYRAHLIGVLTRRAVDAANAKE comes from the coding sequence ATGTACGAATTCAAATATCATCGCCCCGGGACCGTTCGGCAGGCCGCCAACCTCCTGGTGAAGAACGAAGACGCCAAGGTAATCGCCGGCGGCCACACGCTGATTCCCGTCATGAAGCAGCGCCTCGCAAGCCCGCCGCATCTGGTCGACCTCTCCCATATCGAGGGGCTCAACACGATCGAGATGAAGGGCCGCTCGCTGGTGATCGGCGCCACCGCCAAGCACGCCGAGGTCGCGGCCTCCGCGATCGTCGGTGAGGCGATCCCGGCGCTGGCCAATCTCGCCAGCCAGATCGGCGATCCGGCCGTGCGCCACAAGGGCACGATCGGCGGCTCGCTCGCCAACAACGATCCGACCGCGGACTATCCGGCCGCGGTGCTCGCGCTGGGCGCGACCATCGTCACCAACAAGCGCCGCCTCAAGGCCGAAGAGTATTTCCAGGGCCTGTTCACGACCGCGCTCGAAGCCGACGAGATCATCACCAAGGTGATGTTCCCGCTGCCGAAGAAGGCGGCCTACATCAAGTTCCGCAACCAGGCCTCGCGTTATGCGCTGGTCGGCGTGTTCGTGGCGCGGCGTCCGTCGGACGTGCGGGTGGCCGTAACCGGCGCCGGCTCCGAAGGCGTATTCCGCGTCGAGGCGTTCGAGGAAGCCCTCAAGAAGCGCTTCTCGTCCAAGGTGCTCGACGGCATCAACGTGCCGGCGGAAGGCCTCAACAGCGACATCCACGGCAGCGCCGAATACCGCGCGCATCTCATCGGCGTGCTGACACGGCGCGCCGTCGATGCAGCCAACGCCAAGGAATGA
- a CDS encoding branched-chain amino acid ABC transporter permease, which translates to MDYFAQQLINGLVLGSIYGLIAIGYTMVYGIVGMINFAHGDVFMIGGFIALITFLLLVSTGLTAVPVILLVVILVSMAITALYGWTIERIAYRPLRHSFRLAPMLSAIGMSFVLTNYSQVAQGARVKPVPPVITGGYTLHESADGFVIQLSNIQIVVVITTIVLLAIFTWLVSRTRLGRDMRACEQDQTMAALLGVDVDRTISMTFVIGAALAAVAGLMYLLYYGLVDFFMGFVAGIKAFTAAVLGGIGSLPGAMLGGLAIGLIETFWSAYFSVEYKDVAAFSILIVVLIFMPTGLLGRPEVEKV; encoded by the coding sequence ATGGATTATTTCGCCCAACAGCTCATCAACGGTCTCGTCCTGGGCTCGATCTACGGCCTGATCGCCATCGGCTATACGATGGTCTACGGCATCGTCGGCATGATCAACTTCGCCCATGGCGACGTCTTCATGATCGGCGGCTTCATCGCGCTGATCACCTTCCTTCTTCTGGTCTCGACCGGCCTGACCGCGGTCCCGGTGATCCTGCTTGTCGTGATCCTGGTCTCGATGGCGATCACGGCCCTGTATGGGTGGACCATCGAGCGCATCGCCTACCGTCCGCTGCGCCACTCCTTCCGCCTCGCCCCGATGCTGTCGGCGATCGGCATGTCCTTCGTGCTGACCAATTATTCGCAGGTGGCGCAAGGCGCGCGGGTGAAGCCGGTGCCGCCGGTGATCACCGGCGGCTACACGCTGCATGAGAGCGCCGATGGCTTCGTGATCCAGCTCTCCAACATCCAGATCGTGGTGGTCATCACCACGATCGTGCTGCTGGCGATCTTCACCTGGCTGGTGTCGCGCACCCGGCTGGGGCGCGACATGCGCGCCTGCGAGCAGGACCAGACCATGGCGGCGCTGCTCGGCGTCGACGTCGACCGCACCATCTCCATGACCTTCGTGATCGGTGCCGCGCTCGCCGCCGTCGCGGGCCTGATGTACCTGCTTTATTACGGCCTCGTCGACTTCTTCATGGGCTTCGTCGCCGGCATCAAGGCGTTCACCGCCGCGGTGCTCGGCGGCATCGGCTCGCTGCCCGGCGCCATGCTCGGCGGCCTCGCGATCGGCCTGATCGAGACGTTCTGGTCGGCTTATTTCTCGGTCGAATACAAGGACGTCGCGGCGTTCTCGATCCTGATCGTGGTGCTGATCTTCATGCCGACCGGCCTGCTCGGCCGTCCCGAAGTCGAAAAAGTCTGA
- a CDS encoding ABC transporter ATP-binding protein: MSGDKILSIDRLAMRFGGIVAVQDLSFAAERKKITALIGPNGAGKTTVFNCITGFYKPSSGTIRLAHDDGRTIALERLSDFRIAKQAKVARTFQNIRLFPGMTALENLMVAQHNALMRASGFTLLGLLGVPAYRDAEQRAIDLATDWLKRVKLIDRADDAAGNFAYGDQRRLEIARAMCTEPALLCLDEPAAGLNARESAALSELLLSIRDELGTSILLIEHDMSVVMEISDHIVVMDHGVKIAEGTPREIRDDPKVIAAYLGADEEEAAAVMEAGS, encoded by the coding sequence ATGAGCGGCGACAAAATTCTCAGCATCGACCGGCTCGCCATGCGCTTCGGCGGCATCGTTGCCGTGCAGGACCTGTCTTTCGCCGCCGAGCGGAAGAAGATCACTGCGCTGATCGGGCCGAACGGCGCCGGCAAGACCACCGTGTTCAACTGCATCACCGGCTTCTACAAACCCAGCAGTGGGACGATCCGTCTCGCCCACGACGACGGCAGGACGATCGCGCTGGAGCGGCTGAGCGATTTTCGCATCGCCAAGCAGGCCAAGGTCGCACGCACCTTCCAGAACATCCGGCTGTTTCCCGGCATGACCGCGCTGGAGAACCTGATGGTGGCGCAGCACAACGCGCTGATGCGCGCCTCCGGATTCACCCTGCTCGGCCTGCTCGGCGTTCCCGCCTACCGTGACGCCGAACAGCGCGCCATCGACCTCGCCACCGACTGGCTCAAGCGCGTCAAGCTGATCGACCGCGCCGACGATGCCGCCGGCAATTTCGCCTATGGCGACCAGCGCCGGCTCGAGATCGCGCGCGCAATGTGCACCGAGCCCGCGCTTTTGTGCCTGGACGAGCCCGCCGCCGGCCTCAACGCGCGCGAGAGCGCGGCCTTGAGCGAGCTGCTGCTCTCGATCCGCGACGAACTCGGCACCTCGATCCTGCTGATCGAGCACGATATGTCGGTGGTGATGGAGATCTCCGACCACATCGTGGTGATGGACCACGGCGTCAAGATCGCGGAAGGCACGCCGCGCGAGATCCGCGACGATCCCAAGGTGATCGCGGCCTATCTCGGCGCCGACGAGGAAGAGGCGGCAGCCGTGATGGAGGCCGGATCGTGA